The Humidesulfovibrio mexicanus DNA window GCGGAGTCGTACTTGTCGCCGTCCTTGTGGTCGGCGAAGAGGGCGATGCTCTCGCCGGTCTGCGCATCGGAGAAGCGGAACTCCATGGTGCAGGAGCCCACGTTGGGGTCGCTTGACCCCGCGGCCTTGCGCCCCAGGGTGATGAGGATGCCCACGGGCAGCACGCTGGAGATGGTGTTCCTTGTGGGATTGCTGGCCTTGACCTGGGTGACCGCCGCGGAGATGCGCAGCACGCGGGGCTGCGGGTATGCCGCCAACGGGAAGTCGATGCTCTGCATGGTCTTTACGAGCACGCCGTCGAAGTGCTGGGCCAGGGCGGTCAGCTCCTCGGGTTTGACCCCGCTTTCCTTGGCCAGTTCGTCCATGCGCCAGATGACGGTCTTGTCAAGAAGCACGGCGTTGTAGTGCTTGGGGTCGATGCCGGGCTTGCGCCAGGCGAAGCGCTCCGGGTGGCCGGGCACCTGGGTCATCTTGGCGTACTCCGCCCCCAGGAAGTGCTGTGCGGCGGCGGCCTGTTCGGGCGTCTGGTTCGGGTCCGCCGGGGCCGGGTCCTTGGCGGCGCAGGCGCAGAGCAAAAGCAGCAGGGCTGGCAGGGCAAGGCGGGCCATGGTGCGCATGGGGCGTGTCTCCTGAGGGTTGCGGCGTTCCCGGCGGCGGAATTGCCCCCGGCCTGCCTCCCCTGTACAGGATTCGCGAAGCGCGCGCTACTCCCCGGCTATTTTTCGCCCTCGCCTTCGTCCTTCACCCAGTCGCAGTCCTTGTTGCCGCAGGCGATGAAGTCGCCCTTGGCCTTGCTGTGCTTTTCCACCAGCAGGGGGAAGCCGCACTTGGGGCAGGGGCCGGGCACGGGCCGGTCCCACAGGGAAAAGGTGCAGTCCGGGTAGCGGGAGCAGGAATAGAACACCTTGCCCCGGCGCGAGGTCTTTTCGACCATTTCCCCGGTGCAGCCCGGCTGCGGGCAGGCCACGCCCGTGGGCAGGGGCTCCGTGTGCTTGCAGGCCGGGTAGCCCGTGCAGGCGATGAATTTGCTGCCGCGCCGCGCAGTCTTGATGACCATGGGCTTGCCGCACTCCGGGCAGGTTCCGGCGGGAATCTCCTCCGGGGCCTCCAGCACGATGATTGCCCCGAATTCGTCGCGCTTGAAATTCTTTATGTTCTTGCACTTCGGGTAGCCGGTGCAGCCCAGGAAGGGGTCGCTTGCGCGGCCCTTGCGCGGAACTTTGACGGCAAAGGGTTTGCCGCACAGCTCGCAGAGGATGTCCGTGATCTCCTCCTTGGGCCGGTCCACGGGGATGATGGTTCCCTGCTCGTCGCGGGTGAACTCGCGGATGGCCTTGCACTCCGGATAGCCGGAGCAGCCCAGGAACTCGCCGTTCTTGCCGAATTTCACGTGCATGGGCCGACCGCATTCCGGGCAGGCCACGCCGGAGTCGATGGTGGCGCGGCTCATTTCGGTCCCGGCCTTTTCCAGCGCCGGGATGAATTCGGCCATGAATTCCTCGATGACCTCTTCCCAGGCGCGGCCGCCCGCGGCGATCTCGTCCAGCTTGGTCTCCATGCCCGCGGTGAAGCCGATGTCCATGAGCGTGGCGAAGTGCGCCACCAGCTTGTCGCTTACCGTCGCGCCAAGCTCCGTGGGGGCGAAGCGCTTGTCCTCCATGGCCACGTACTCGCGGTCTTGCAGGGTGCTGATGATGGCGGCGTACGTGCTGGGACGGCCGATGCCCTCCTCCTCCAGCGCCTTGACCAGCGTGGCTTCGCTGTAGCGCGGGGGCGGCTGCGTGAACTTCTGCTCGCTGGTCAGGTCCAGGAGCTGCAAGGCTTCGCCAACGGCCACCTTGGGCAGCTGGGCCGACTGTCCGTCCTGCGGCTCGGCGTCCGCATCGGCCTCGGTGGGGGCTTCCAGGCCCTGCACCTTCAAGAAGCCGGGGAACAGCAGGCGCTCGCCCTTGGCGCGCCACAGGGTCGTGCCGTTTTTCGCGCTCACGGTGGTGTCGTGGAACCTGGCCGGAGACATCTGCGAGGCCACAAAACGCCGCCAGATGAGCTGGTAGAGCTTGAACTGGTCGGCGGGCAGAAACTGCTTCACGCTTTCGGGCGTCAGGGTCACGTCCACCGGGCGGCAGGCCTCGTGGGCGTCCTGCGCGCCGTCCTTGGTCTTGTAGACGCGGGCCTTGGCCGGGGCGTAGTCCTTGCCGTAGGCGGAGAGAATGAACTCGTGCGCGGCCTTTTTGGCCTCGTCGGCGATGCGCACGGAGTCGGTACGCATGTAGGTGATGAGCGCCACCGTGCCGCGTTCGCCCAGGTCCACGCCCTCGTACAGCTTTTGGGCCGCGCCCATGGTCTTCTTGGCCGGGTAGCCAAGGGCCCGGTTGGCCACCTGCTGCAGGCTGGAGGTGGTGAAGGGCGGCGGCGCGCTTTTGCTGCGCTCCTTTTCTTCCACCGCGTCCACCACAAAGGTTCCGGCGCGCACATTCTGGACCAGCGCCCCGGCGGCCTCCGCGCTGCCGATGTCCTTCATGCCCGGAGCCACGGTCTTGGTCCCGATCTTCCACAGATCGGCGCGGAAGGGCGGCGGGTTTTCCCCGGCCAGCTTCGCCTTGAGCGCCCAGTGCTCCACGGGCTGGAACGCCCGGCGCTCGCGCTCGCGGTCCACAATCAGCCTGAGCGCCACGCTTTGCACGCGTCCGGCCGAAATGCCGCGCTTCACGTGCTTCCAGAGGATGGGGGAAATCTTGTAGCCGACCAACCGGTCCAGCACCCTGCGCGCCTGCTGCGCGCCCACCAGATCGGCGTTGATGGGGCGCGGGTTCTCCAGCGCCTCCTTCACCGCGCGGGCGGTGATCTCGTTGAACTGGATGCGCGAGACGTTCTTGTTCTGCGTGCGGATGAGCTCGGCCACGTGCCAGCCGATGGCCTCTCCTTCGCGGTCGGGGTCGGGCGCGAGGTAGACGTGCTTCGCAGCCTTGGCCGCCTTGCGCAGACGGCCCACCACATCCTCTTTGCCCTTTATGATCTCGTAGCGCGGCGCGTATCCATGCTCCTCGTCGAGGCCCATGTCGCCCTTGGGCAGGTCGCGCACGTGGCCCACGGAGGCCTCCACGGCGTAGTCCTTGCCCAGGAATTTGCCGATGGTCTTCACCTTGGCGGGAGACTCGACGATGATGAGGTCTTTTGTCATGCGGCAGGCTATAGCCACCATGCGGAGCCTTGGCAAGGGGCGGGGTTGACGGGGCAGCGGTGAAGTTATAACTTTTGTATGCACGAAAAGCGTTCGGCGCGAGGAGGTCGCAATGCAGGCGGTGAAGGTTCGGAAAATCGGCAACTCCCTGGGCGTGGTCATCCCCAAGGAGGTGCTCTCGCGCATGAAGGTTGCCGAGGGCGAGACGCTCTATTTCACGGAGTCCCAAGACGGAGGGGTGCGCCTGACCCCCATGAACGAGGCTTTCGCGCAGGAGTTCGCCCAGCAGATGGAGGCGGCGGAGAAGCTTATGCGCCAAGACCGGCACATCCTGCGCGAGCTGGCCAAGCGCTGAGCGGAGGCTCCATGAACCCCGTGTCCAAACCGCCGGACCCTTGGCGCTGGATTCTGCCCGCCACCGTGCTGGCCATCCACGACGCCCAGCAGGCCGAGCACGGCGGTTTGCCCGGCCTGCGCGACCTGGGCCTTCTGGAAAGCGCCCTGGCGCGGCCGAAAAATTTGCTGGCCCACGCCCCGCACGAACCCGGCTCGCCCGCCCCGGACGCCTTTGATCTGGCGGCGGCCTATGCTTACGGCTTGGCCCGCAACCATGCGTTCATCGACGGCAACAAGCGCACGGCCTATGTGACCGCGCGGCTGTTCCTCGTGCTGCACGGCCTCGATCTCGCCGCGCCGGACGTGGAGCGCGTGCTGGTGTTCGAGCGCCTGGGCAAGGGCGAGGTGGGCGAGCAGGAGTTGGCGGGGTGGATGCGGAGCAAAAGCTAAACCTTGCTGGTAAGGCTAGGAGCGAGGCAGAGGAGTGGCGTACCACCTAACCTCGGGTTTTTCTGGCTTATCTTTGGACAAGCACAATATTAGCTAAGCAGTGTGTTTTTTAGGTAGAACATTGCTATGTTGTATATGCGATTTGCCTTCGCATCCGCAGACAAGAAGCCGTCAAAGAATGTAGCATATGCGGCGAAGTGCATATCTATAAGATCATTCCTGATTTTTTTAGGTCGCGCTTGTTGTGCTCCTCCCTTAACTCCCCACTCAAGTGCTAGCAGATACGTGCAAAGCGACACTCTGAAAATAAATGTGTTTGCGAGCTCATTAATATTGGGAAGCGTCACAACTCTCGGATGCTTTGAAAATAAGGTGACAGCAATCTCCATGATATGACGCATGGATTTATCTAGCATACTTTGTGTAAAAGCTTGGTCTGTGCGCAAAATATTTCTTTCTTCAGCTGAGTATGTTTTCGCAAAAATGTCAAAAGCTGGGGCCATTGATTCTGCATCCCTAAGAATTCTTTTTATGTTTTCACAAGCTTTTTTACTGAGAAGAAATAACTCTTGTTGTAATAGTCTATCCCCACTTTGCGCCTGTTGAATTTGTTTTGCGAATTTTTGAAAATCCCTAGTCTGCCTAGTGTCAATTAGACGTCGCTGAAGACCCGCCGCTTTTCCATTAAAACCGCATACATTAATTGTATTGTTTAGAACGAGAACTTGTTTCGGAAATTCAGAAATGATTTTCATCGACTTATAAATGCCAGTAATACTGTCGCAGCAATAGGCTTCCATCGCAGCGTATTCGCTAATTAAAACATAATTATTATGCGACCCCTGGAAGAAATGCCGTAAGGCTGGTGATGTTAGCATATTACTGTCAACAACTTTGCGCATCGTTGCCTCCTTGAAATGGCGCAGGCTATGCGTCCCAGTTTACGCCTAAGCTCTCTTCGCAGCATAATATACAATAGACATTATAACAGCAACTCTCGCACCAAATATGCCCCGCGCAAAAGCCCCCCAGCACATTCCTGCACCGGGGGCTTGTCTTTCCCTTCCTTCGTCGCCTACTTCGGCGCTTCCGCCGTGCCCAGTTGCGCAAAGGCCTCTTTCAGCGCGTCCGGCGGGTCGCCCAGCCAGAGGCTTTCGCCGTTCTGCTTCAGCAGGGCGTAGGTGGCCTTTTCCTTTTCGCAATACAGCACCACCACGCTGCCCGCCGCGCAGGCGTTGGCCTTGCACCCCTCCACGCGCAGGTACTCCGCGCCGCCAATGCTCACCAGGCGCACGGGCACCTGCGGCCCGTCAAAGCGGATGAGCCAGGTCTCCCTGCTCTTGCCGCTGCGCCGCAAAAGCGCGCGCCAGGCCGTGCTGAAGGGCGGCGTGTTGCGGATGTCGTGCCCGGTGAGCGGCTGGCCGTGCTTGCCTGTAAGGGTGCCGAGGACGCTGACGCTGCGCTGGGGCGCGGCCTGCACCGCTGGCGGCGCGGGCTGGGCAGGCTGTTGCGGCGCGCAGCCGCTGGCGCAAAGGCCGAGCAGGGCAAGTATCACGACAAGAAAGCGAGCGGCGCGGCGGGCCGCTGTGGTGAGGCTTCGCATGGGCTGATCCATTCGTATTATTCTGTATTGCGGCGGCCTTATGACGCGCCGGGGCGTTCCTTACGCCCACGCGCACCGCATCGGCAAGCACCGATTGCCGCCAGACGCAAAAAAGCCCCCGCCTCAACGCCGGAAAGGGCGTGAGACGGGGGCTGAAGCAAAGGCCCTGGCGGAGGGGGATTACGCCAAAGCCTGGGCGGGGGTAATGGCCGGAATGCCCAGGGCCTCGCCCACGGCGGGGCAGGTCAGCTTGCCCTTGTAGGTGTTGAGGCCGGCCAGCAGGGCGGGATCTTCGCGCAGGGCGTCCACGCCCTTTGCGGCCAGCTTGAGGGCGTAGGGCAGGGTCTGGTTGACCAGGGCGAAGGTGCTGGTGCGGGGCACGGCACCCGGCATGTTGGCCACGCCGTAGTGCACCACGCCGTCCACAACGTAGGTCGGCTTGTCGTGGGTGGTTGCCTTGGTGGTCTCGATGCAGCCGCCCTGGTCCACGGCCACGTCCACGATGACCGAGCCTTCGCGCATGGTGCCGATCATTTCGCGGGTGACGAGCTTCGGGGCCTTGGCGCCGGGCACCAGCACCGCGCCGATGACCAGGTCGGCCTCCTTGACGGCGGCGCGGATGTTGGGTTCGGTGGAGCTCATGGTGATGATGCGCGAGCCGAAGATGTCGTCCAGGTACTGCAGGCGCGCGTGGGAAAGGTCGAGCACGGTGACGCGGGCGCCCATGCCCACGGCGATCTTGACGGCGTTGGTGCCCACCACGCCGCCGCCGATGACCACGACGTTGGCCGGGGCCACGCCCGGCACGCCGCCCAGCAGCATTCCGCGCCCGCCCTGGGTCTTTTCCAGATAGTGAGCGCCCACCTGTGTGGCCATGCGTCCGGCCACTTCGCTCATGGGCAGCAACAGCGGCAGGGAGCGGTCGGCCAGCTGCACGGTCTCGTAGGCCACGCCGGTGGTGCCGCCGGCAAGCAGCGCCTTGGTCTGGGCCTCGTCGGCGGCCAAGTGCAGGTAGGTGAAGAGCAAAAGGTCGTTGCGCAGGTACTGGTACTCCGCGGCCATGGGCTCCTTGACCTTGATGACCATCTCCGCGCCCCAGGCCTCTGCGGCGGAAACCATTGCGGCCCCGGCGGCGACGTATTCTTCGTCCATGAGGCCGGAGCCGACGCCCGCGCCCTTCTCCACCAGCACGCTGTGGCCGCGCCGGACAAGGGTCTCCACGCCGCCGGGAGTCATGGACACGCGGTTCTCCAAGGTCTTGATCTCTTTGGGGATGCCGATGATCATGTGCTGCTCCTTGAAAGGTTGTTGTTGCAAACTATTCACTGAACCAGGTGCGAGCGCCCTTGGGAAGGGGAATCCACTTGCGCCTGGCCTTCATGACCACGAAGGATTCGCTGGAGGCGATGCCGCCGACTCCGGAAAGCGCCTTGTCGAGGAAGTTGTACAAATCGGCGATGTCCTCGCTGGTGACCAGCTCCACCAGGATGTCGTAGCGGCCGGTGACGGCGGCCGCCCAGTTGACGTCCGGCAACGCGGAGATTTCCTCCAGCTTCTGGTCCAGCTGCATCTGGCTGTGCAGCTTTATGCCCACCAGCGCCACGGAAAGCCCCTTGACCGCGGAGGGGTCCACCAGCCCGGCGACGCGCAGCAGCCCTTGCGCCACCATGTTTTTCATGCGCGCGCGGATGGTGGGGGCGGTGACGCCCAAGGTCTCGGCGAGCACTGCGGCCGAAGCCTGGCCGTCTTCCGCCAGGGCGGCGACCAAACGGCGGTCTGCGGCGTCCATGGTTTTTTTCATCTTGGCGTTTCCCCTGCTGTCGTTTTTCGTTTCCGAAAAAATGTGATGACAAAATATTTCAAAAACAAAATTCTTGTCAAGAAAAACCGGAGAATTTCCCCCTCTGCGCTGCGACTTTTTCCCGCTAGGTTTGTGCCAATGTCCCGCCTGCTGCGCAGGTCCCTTGTGGCCGCGCCGTCCTTGATGTAGGCTTGGCGGCGAAGCTCGCCCCCCGCCAGAGCTTGTCCCCGCGCATCAGATTCGAGGAGGCTGCCGTGTCGCCGGAAGAACGCTTGCTCTCCGTGGCCGAGATCGCCCGCAGGCTCTCCGTGCCGGAGTCCACCGTGCATTATTGGAAGAACCGCTTCGCCCAGCACCTGCCCAGTTCGGGCACGGGCAGGCAGAAGCGCTTCCGGCCGGAGGCCGTGGAGGTGTTCCGCGTCATCGCGGAGATGTTCAGCCTGGGGCACAGCGCACAGGACGTGATGGAGGCCTTGGGCAAGAACTTCCCCCTTACCGCCGCCTTGGACGACGCCCCCGGCGCGCAGGGGCAGGACGCCCCCTTCTCGCGCAAGCGCCCGCAGCAGCGCGAGGCGGAGAGCGCCGAGACCGCCGTGCGCATGGCCGCGGCCATTGCCAAGGAAATGGGCCAGGAGATCGCGCGCAGCATTGGCGAGGGGTTGCGCCAGCACCTTTCCGGGCTCCCGGCCGCCCTTGCCGCCGGGGAGGTCCGCGAGGCGCTGCCCCCGGCCCTGGACGCCGAGGAGATCAGCGCCATCAAGAACGCCGTGGAAGAGACCTGCGGCAAGCTGGACGCCAGCGCCGGGGAAATGGCCCGCCTGAACGCCGAGAACACCCAGCTCAAGGCCAAGCTCTCTGTGCTGGAGGCGGAACTGGTGCGCCTGCGCAAAGACCGCCGCGAGATGGAAAAGTTCCTTCTTGACAAGATAAAAGCCGTGACTACTTAACCCTTCGACGAAGGCGCCACACCTTTCGTCGCGTTCCGGGGGGCATCCTCCGGAAGCCGGAACCAAATCCTCCATGTCCTGCCAAGGCCCCGCCTCACCGCGGGGCCTTGTGCGATTGACGACACGAAAGCCCTGCACCAAGGAGAAACCGACCATGTCCACGCACGCAACCTATGAGTTCAAGGCCGAAATCAAGCAGTTGCTCGAAATCCTCGTGCATTCCCTGTACACGGATCGGGAAATATTCCTGCGCGAGCTGGTCTCCAACGCCTCCGACGCCCTGGACAAGCTGCGCATCACCGCGGCCGAGGCCACGGACGAGGCCCCGCTCGAAATCCGCATCGAGGCCGACAAGGACAAGAAGACCCTCGCCATCAGCGACAACGGCATCGGCATGACCGAGGCCGAACTGGTGGAGAACATCGGCACCATCGCCCACTCCGGCTCCGCCGCCTTCCTGAAGGCCATGAAGGAGGCCGGAAACAGCGCCGACGGCATCATCGGCCGTTTTGGCGTGGGCTTCTATTCCGTGTACATGGTGGCGCAGAGCGTGCGCATCCTCACCCGCAGCCATCGCGAAGGCGCCACCCCGGTGGAATGGATCTCCGAAGGCCAGGGCGCCTACTCCATCCGCGAGCTTTCCGGCGAGGAGGCCCAGGCCGTTGGACGCGGCACGCGCATCGAAATCAGCCTGAAGGACGATCTGGCCGAGCAGTTCACCGAGGCCGACACCCTGCGGCACATTATTCGCAAACACTCGAACTTCCTAAGCTTCCCCATAATCGTCGACGGCGAGCGGGTGAACACCGTGCCCGCCTTGTGGCGCGAGCCCAAGTTCCAGATCACCAAGGAACAGTACAAGGAGTTCTACTCCTTCCTGACCTACGACCTGGACGAGCCCATGGATACTCTGCACGTTTCGGTGGATGCGCCGGTGCAGTTCAACGCGCTCTGCTTCATCCCGAAGAAGAGCAAGGACTTCATGGGCTTCGACCGCGAGGACTGGGGGCTTGACCTCTACGTGCGCCGGGTGCTCATCCAGCGCCAGAACAAGGATCTCATTCCGCAGTACCTCATGTTCGCGCGCGGCGTGGTGGACACCGAGGACCTGCCCCTGAACATCAGCCGCGAGACCCTGCAGGACAACCGCCTCATCCGAAAGATCAACACCACCCTGACCAAGCAGATCCTCTCGCAGCTTGCCAAAATGGCCGAGGACAAGGACGCCTACGCCACGTTCTGGCGCGAGCACTCCCGCGTGTTCAAGGCCGGGTACATGGACTTCGCCAACCGCGAGGCCTTCGCCGCGCTCCTGCGCTTCAACTCCAGCTCCTGCGAGGCCGCGGACGAGCTTGTCAGCCTGGACGAGTACATCTCCCGCGCCAAGCCGGACCAGAAGCAGGTGTACTTCGCCTTCGGCCCCAGCCGCGAGGCCCTGAAGCTGAACCCGCACCTGGAGCTGTTCCGCAAGAAGGGCGTGGAGGTGCTGTACCTGTACGAACCCATCGACGAGTTCGTCATGGACGCCTTGCACACCTACAAGGAGTTCACCCTGACCCCGGCCGAGCTGGCCAAGCCGGACGATTTGGCCAAGCTGCCCGATGTGGAGCAGGCGCCCGAGGAGGCCGCAGCGGCCCCGGAGAAGGACTCTCTGGAGGCCCTGCTCGTGCGCTTCAAGGACATCCTGGGCGACGGCGTGGCCGATGTGCGCGCCACCTCGCGCCTCACCGGCAGCCCCTGCTGCCTGGTGAACCCCGACGGCCACACCACCTCCAGCATGGACAAGATCATGCGCGCCATGAACCACGACGCCTCGGTGCCCAAGAAGGTCATGGAGCTCAATCCCACCCATCCGCTGGTGCGCAACCTGGCCGACCTGCACCAGGCGGACCCGCAGGATCCTTTCGTGGAGCAGGCCGCGCGCCAGCTGTTTGAGTCCGCCCTGCTGCTGGAAGGCTACCTCTCCGACCCCCACGCCCTTGTGGGACGCGTGCAGGACCTGCTTTCCAAGGCCAGCGGCTGGTACGCCAAGTCGAAATAACCGCGTCCGGGGGGACTGTTTTGGCAGTCTCCCCGCGCCCCCTGCGAGGCCGCCCCATGACCGATGTCGCTGAAACCGTTCTGCTTGCCGAAATGCGGCTGGCGCAGCCAGCCGACCCCGAGACCCGCGAGCGCC harbors:
- a CDS encoding DUF3313 domain-containing protein; protein product: MRTMARLALPALLLLLCACAAKDPAPADPNQTPEQAAAAQHFLGAEYAKMTQVPGHPERFAWRKPGIDPKHYNAVLLDKTVIWRMDELAKESGVKPEELTALAQHFDGVLVKTMQSIDFPLAAYPQPRVLRISAAVTQVKASNPTRNTISSVLPVGILITLGRKAAGSSDPNVGSCTMEFRFSDAQTGESIALFADHKDGDKYDSANFQALGQAEKAMDQWAEALREGILKNWGVRKE
- the topA gene encoding type I DNA topoisomerase, yielding MTKDLIIVESPAKVKTIGKFLGKDYAVEASVGHVRDLPKGDMGLDEEHGYAPRYEIIKGKEDVVGRLRKAAKAAKHVYLAPDPDREGEAIGWHVAELIRTQNKNVSRIQFNEITARAVKEALENPRPINADLVGAQQARRVLDRLVGYKISPILWKHVKRGISAGRVQSVALRLIVDRERERRAFQPVEHWALKAKLAGENPPPFRADLWKIGTKTVAPGMKDIGSAEAAGALVQNVRAGTFVVDAVEEKERSKSAPPPFTTSSLQQVANRALGYPAKKTMGAAQKLYEGVDLGERGTVALITYMRTDSVRIADEAKKAAHEFILSAYGKDYAPAKARVYKTKDGAQDAHEACRPVDVTLTPESVKQFLPADQFKLYQLIWRRFVASQMSPARFHDTTVSAKNGTTLWRAKGERLLFPGFLKVQGLEAPTEADADAEPQDGQSAQLPKVAVGEALQLLDLTSEQKFTQPPPRYSEATLVKALEEEGIGRPSTYAAIISTLQDREYVAMEDKRFAPTELGATVSDKLVAHFATLMDIGFTAGMETKLDEIAAGGRAWEEVIEEFMAEFIPALEKAGTEMSRATIDSGVACPECGRPMHVKFGKNGEFLGCSGYPECKAIREFTRDEQGTIIPVDRPKEEITDILCELCGKPFAVKVPRKGRASDPFLGCTGYPKCKNIKNFKRDEFGAIIVLEAPEEIPAGTCPECGKPMVIKTARRGSKFIACTGYPACKHTEPLPTGVACPQPGCTGEMVEKTSRRGKVFYSCSRYPDCTFSLWDRPVPGPCPKCGFPLLVEKHSKAKGDFIACGNKDCDWVKDEGEGEK
- a CDS encoding AbrB/MazE/SpoVT family DNA-binding domain-containing protein; translated protein: MQAVKVRKIGNSLGVVIPKEVLSRMKVAEGETLYFTESQDGGVRLTPMNEAFAQEFAQQMEAAEKLMRQDRHILRELAKR
- a CDS encoding type II toxin-antitoxin system death-on-curing family toxin, producing the protein MNPVSKPPDPWRWILPATVLAIHDAQQAEHGGLPGLRDLGLLESALARPKNLLAHAPHEPGSPAPDAFDLAAAYAYGLARNHAFIDGNKRTAYVTARLFLVLHGLDLAAPDVERVLVFERLGKGEVGEQELAGWMRSKS
- a CDS encoding Ivy family c-type lysozyme inhibitor yields the protein MDQPMRSLTTAARRAARFLVVILALLGLCASGCAPQQPAQPAPPAVQAAPQRSVSVLGTLTGKHGQPLTGHDIRNTPPFSTAWRALLRRSGKSRETWLIRFDGPQVPVRLVSIGGAEYLRVEGCKANACAAGSVVVLYCEKEKATYALLKQNGESLWLGDPPDALKEAFAQLGTAEAPK
- the ald gene encoding alanine dehydrogenase, with the protein product MIIGIPKEIKTLENRVSMTPGGVETLVRRGHSVLVEKGAGVGSGLMDEEYVAAGAAMVSAAEAWGAEMVIKVKEPMAAEYQYLRNDLLLFTYLHLAADEAQTKALLAGGTTGVAYETVQLADRSLPLLLPMSEVAGRMATQVGAHYLEKTQGGRGMLLGGVPGVAPANVVVIGGGVVGTNAVKIAVGMGARVTVLDLSHARLQYLDDIFGSRIITMSSTEPNIRAAVKEADLVIGAVLVPGAKAPKLVTREMIGTMREGSVIVDVAVDQGGCIETTKATTHDKPTYVVDGVVHYGVANMPGAVPRTSTFALVNQTLPYALKLAAKGVDALREDPALLAGLNTYKGKLTCPAVGEALGIPAITPAQALA
- a CDS encoding Lrp/AsnC family transcriptional regulator gives rise to the protein MKKTMDAADRRLVAALAEDGQASAAVLAETLGVTAPTIRARMKNMVAQGLLRVAGLVDPSAVKGLSVALVGIKLHSQMQLDQKLEEISALPDVNWAAAVTGRYDILVELVTSEDIADLYNFLDKALSGVGGIASSESFVVMKARRKWIPLPKGARTWFSE
- a CDS encoding MerR family transcriptional regulator, with the translated sequence MSPEERLLSVAEIARRLSVPESTVHYWKNRFAQHLPSSGTGRQKRFRPEAVEVFRVIAEMFSLGHSAQDVMEALGKNFPLTAALDDAPGAQGQDAPFSRKRPQQREAESAETAVRMAAAIAKEMGQEIARSIGEGLRQHLSGLPAALAAGEVREALPPALDAEEISAIKNAVEETCGKLDASAGEMARLNAENTQLKAKLSVLEAELVRLRKDRREMEKFLLDKIKAVTT
- the htpG gene encoding molecular chaperone HtpG; its protein translation is MSTHATYEFKAEIKQLLEILVHSLYTDREIFLRELVSNASDALDKLRITAAEATDEAPLEIRIEADKDKKTLAISDNGIGMTEAELVENIGTIAHSGSAAFLKAMKEAGNSADGIIGRFGVGFYSVYMVAQSVRILTRSHREGATPVEWISEGQGAYSIRELSGEEAQAVGRGTRIEISLKDDLAEQFTEADTLRHIIRKHSNFLSFPIIVDGERVNTVPALWREPKFQITKEQYKEFYSFLTYDLDEPMDTLHVSVDAPVQFNALCFIPKKSKDFMGFDREDWGLDLYVRRVLIQRQNKDLIPQYLMFARGVVDTEDLPLNISRETLQDNRLIRKINTTLTKQILSQLAKMAEDKDAYATFWREHSRVFKAGYMDFANREAFAALLRFNSSSCEAADELVSLDEYISRAKPDQKQVYFAFGPSREALKLNPHLELFRKKGVEVLYLYEPIDEFVMDALHTYKEFTLTPAELAKPDDLAKLPDVEQAPEEAAAAPEKDSLEALLVRFKDILGDGVADVRATSRLTGSPCCLVNPDGHTTSSMDKIMRAMNHDASVPKKVMELNPTHPLVRNLADLHQADPQDPFVEQAARQLFESALLLEGYLSDPHALVGRVQDLLSKASGWYAKSK